Within the Streptomyces sp. R41 genome, the region CTCACGTACTCAGATCCCGCCGTCGCACCCCCGCCAGCCCCGCCGCGGTCAGCACCACCGCGATCCCTGTAAGGAAGAGCACCGGCGTCCACGTCATGTCGCCGCCCGGCAGCTTCGGGAGGTGACCGAAGGGGGAGAGGTTCATGACGGTTTGGGGGACGTTCAGGGCGGGGCCGATCCAGCCGAGGAGGAGGGCGATGCCTGCCGCGGCCCAGGCCCCCACCGCCCACTGGGCGGAGAGGCCGTGGAGGAGGACGGCAAGGGCGCCCAGGGTCCAGATGGCCGGGACCTGGACGAGGCAGGCGGCGAGGATGGGCCCGAGTTCGGCGCCGTAGCCGAGGCCCAGACCGAGCCCGCCGAGCAGCATGATGAGGACCGCGCCGCCGAAGGCGATGACGAGGTGGCCGGAGGCCCAGCGCAAACGGCCGACCGCGTTCGCCAGCACCGGCTCGGCCCGCTGCGAGGTCTCCTCGCCGTGCAGCCGCAGCACGGAGGACACCACGAACAGCGCGGCGACCATGCCCAGCATCCCCACCATCGTCGCGAGGAACGCGTCCGTGATCCCCGCCTGCCCGCCCATCCGCTCGATGATCTCCCGGGTCTTGTCGTTGTTCCCGACCAGGTCGGAGGCGCCCTTCGTCATCCCGCCGAACGCGGCCCCGGCGGCCAGGAACCCGAGGCTCCAGCCGAGCACGGCACCCCGCTGCAACCGCCAGGCCAGCGCCCCGGCCGTACCGAGGCGCCCCGCCGCGGGCCCCGGCCGCGTCGGCAGGAAGCTCATGCCGACGTCGCGCCGCCCGGCGAGCTCGTAGGCGACCGCGCCCTGCACGGCGACCGCCGCGACGAACAGCAGCAGTACCCACCAGCGTTCGTCCGCGAAGGACCTCAACTCCTCCAGCCAGCCGACCGGGGAGATCCAGGTCAGGGGTGAAGAGCCGTCGTTCGTCGCCGAGTCGCCCGCCGCCTTCAGGACGAAGGCGGCGCCGAGCAGCCCACCCGTCAGCCCCTTCGCGAGCCGCGCGCTCTCCGTCAGCTGGGCGACGATCGCCGCCATCGTGGCGAAGACCATGCCGATCCCGGCGACGGCGAGCCCCAGCGCCAGTGCGCCGGCGCCGCCCTGCCTCGCGAGCCCGCCCGCGATGAGCAGCGCGAGGACGCCGTTCGCGACGAACGCCGCCAGCAGTGCGGCCGTGAGCGGGGCCCGGCGCCCGACCATCGCCGAGGAGATGAGTTCCTGGCGTCCGCTCTCCTCCTCGTCACGGGTGTGGCGGACGACGACGAGCAGGCTCATGATCCCGGCGAACACCCCGGCATAGCCACCGATGCGCCAGGCGGTGAGTCCGCCGAGCGAGTCGCTGAACACCGGTCCGTAGGTGGCGCGCAGGGAGCCGTTGGTGAGCATCTGCCGTGCCACGTCGGCGCGTTCGGCCGGGGTGCTGTAGATGGTCTTCAGCGAGTTCGGCATGGAGAGCACCAACAGGCCGATCACGCCGACCCAGAGCGGCATCATCAGCCGGTCGCGGCGCAGTGCGAACCTCAGGAGTGTGCCGGTTCCGGCCAGTTGGCGGGACCCGCCGGCTCGTACCGCATACGTCGCGGCAGTCGTGGCAGTCATCGCGCCATCTCCTCCGTACGGACATCCTCCTGGTAGTGCCGCAGGAACAGCTCCTCCAGCGTCGGTGGCGTCGACGTCAGCGACCGTACGCCCGAGTCGGTCAGCGACCGCAGTACGGCGTCCAGTTTGTCCGTGTCGACCTGGAGCTTCACCCGCTTTCCCTGTATGTCGAGGTCATGGACGCCGGGCAGATGCGCCAATCCGTTGGGCGCGCCCGCGAGTTCGGCGGTGACGCTGGTGCGGGTGAGGTGGCGCAGGTCGGCGAGCGAGCCGCTCTCGACGGTCCGGCCCTTGCGGATGATGCTGACCCGGTCGCAGAGCTCTTCCACCTCGCTGAGGATGTGACTCGACAACAGGATCGTGCGGCCGCGGTCCCGTTCCTCCTCGACGCACCGCTGGAAGACCTCCTCCATCAGCGGGTCGAGGCCCGAGGTGGGCTCGTCCAGGATCAGCAGGTCGACGTCCGAGGCGAAGGCGGCGACGAGGGCGACCTTCTGGCGGTTGCCCTTCGAGTACGTCCGCCCCTTCTTGGTGGGGTCCAGCTCGAACCGCTCGATCAGGTCCGCCCGGCGTGCCTTGTCCAGGCCCCCGCGCAGTCTCCCGTACAGGTCGATGACCTCGCCGCCGGAGAGGTTGCGCCACAGCGTCACGTCGCCGGGGACGTATGCGACCCGGCGGTGCAGTTCCACCGCGTCCGCCCAGGGGTCCCTGCCCAGCATCCGGGCGGCGCCGGAGTCGGCGCGCAGCAGGCCCAGCAGGACCCGGATGGTGGTGGACTTCCCGGCGCCGTTCGGGCCGAGGAAGCCGTGCACCTCACCGGTCTCGACGTCCAGGTCGAGGCCGTCCAGCGCGTGCGTCTTGCCGAACGACTTGTG harbors:
- a CDS encoding ATP-binding cassette domain-containing protein yields the protein MTKANPAIEVSGLHKSFGKTHALDGLDLDVETGEVHGFLGPNGAGKSTTIRVLLGLLRADSGAARMLGRDPWADAVELHRRVAYVPGDVTLWRNLSGGEVIDLYGRLRGGLDKARRADLIERFELDPTKKGRTYSKGNRQKVALVAAFASDVDLLILDEPTSGLDPLMEEVFQRCVEEERDRGRTILLSSHILSEVEELCDRVSIIRKGRTVESGSLADLRHLTRTSVTAELAGAPNGLAHLPGVHDLDIQGKRVKLQVDTDKLDAVLRSLTDSGVRSLTSTPPTLEELFLRHYQEDVRTEEMAR
- a CDS encoding ABC transporter permease, translating into MTATTAATYAVRAGGSRQLAGTGTLLRFALRRDRLMMPLWVGVIGLLVLSMPNSLKTIYSTPAERADVARQMLTNGSLRATYGPVFSDSLGGLTAWRIGGYAGVFAGIMSLLVVVRHTRDEEESGRQELISSAMVGRRAPLTAALLAAFVANGVLALLIAGGLARQGGAGALALGLAVAGIGMVFATMAAIVAQLTESARLAKGLTGGLLGAAFVLKAAGDSATNDGSSPLTWISPVGWLEELRSFADERWWVLLLFVAAVAVQGAVAYELAGRRDVGMSFLPTRPGPAAGRLGTAGALAWRLQRGAVLGWSLGFLAAGAAFGGMTKGASDLVGNNDKTREIIERMGGQAGITDAFLATMVGMLGMVAALFVVSSVLRLHGEETSQRAEPVLANAVGRLRWASGHLVIAFGGAVLIMLLGGLGLGLGYGAELGPILAACLVQVPAIWTLGALAVLLHGLSAQWAVGAWAAAGIALLLGWIGPALNVPQTVMNLSPFGHLPKLPGGDMTWTPVLFLTGIAVVLTAAGLAGVRRRDLST